CCGGCTCAGCGCCAGTCGGTCGGACGAGGTCGAGACCGTCGCCGACAGGATGTTCACGTGGTGGTCGGTCAGCACACGCGTGACGTCGCTCAGGAGGCCCGAGCGGTCCAGCGCCTCGATCTGGATCTGCACGAGGAACACCGACTTCGACGACGGTGCCCACTCGACCTCGATCATGCGGTCCGGCTCGTTCATGAGGGACTTCACGTTCGAGCACGACGCCTGGTGCACGGAGACACCCTGGCCGCGGGTGATGAACCCGACGATCTGGTCGCCGGGCACCGGGGTGCAGCACTTCGCGAGCTTCACGAGGATGTCCGGCGCACCACGGACGAGGACGCCCGAGTCGCTGTTGCGCAGCTGGCGGCTCGTGATCTGCCGCGGGAACGCCAGCTCCGGCTCGTCCGTCTCGGTCTCGGTCTGGACGCTGCCCAGCACCTTCTCGATGACGGACTGCGTCGAGACGTGCCCCTCCCCGATCGCCGCGTAGAGGGCAGAGACGTCCTCGTAGCGCATCGAGGACGCGACCTCGGCGATGGTGTCCTGGCTGAGGATGCGCTGCAGCGGCAGGTTCTGCTTCCGCATCGCACGGGCGATGGCGTCACGGCCCTGCTCGATGGCCTCTTCGCGACGCTCCTTGGTGAACCACTGCTTGATCTTGTTCCGGGCGCGTGGGCTCCGGACGAAGGTCAGCCAGTCCTGGCTCGGGCCGGAGTCGGGGTTCTTCGACGTGAAGATCTCGACGACGTCGCCGCTCGACAGGGTGCTCTCGAGCGGGACGAGCCGCCCGTTGACCTTCGCCCCCATCGTGCGGTGGCCGATCTCGGTGTGCACGGCGTACGCGAAGTCGACCGGGGTGGCGCCCGACGGCAGGCCGATGACCTTGCCCTGCGGCGTGAAGACGTAGGTCTCCTTCGCGCCGATCTCGTAGCGCAGCGAGTCGAGGAACTCGCCGGGATCGCTCGTCTCCGCCTGCCAGTCGGTGATGTGGGCGAGCCACGCCATGTCCTGGTCGTTCTGGCTCGACGAGTCGACGTCGCGGCCGGTGACGCGCTGCTTGTACTTCCAGTGGGCAGCGACACCGAACTCGGCGCGCTGGTGCATCTCGTGGGTGCGGATCTGGATCTCGACCGCGCGGCCCTGCGGCCCGAGGACGGTGGTGTGCAGCGACTGGTACAGGTTGAACTTCGGCGTCGCGATGTAGTCCTTGAACCGGCCGGGCAGCGGCGTCCACCGAGCGTGCACGGAGCCGAGCATCGCGTAGCAGTCCCGCACGGTCGGGACGAGCACGCGGATCCCGACGAGGTCGTAGATCTCGTCGAACTCGCGCCCCCGCACGATCATCTTCTGGTAGATCGAGTAGTACTGCTTCGGTCGGCCCATCACGTCA
This is a stretch of genomic DNA from Curtobacterium sp. 458. It encodes these proteins:
- a CDS encoding bifunctional (p)ppGpp synthetase/guanosine-3',5'-bis(diphosphate) 3'-pyrophosphohydrolase; protein product: MTDTRESSPSDAASRPASPARPTSPIGPNTTGNLGSLRSLLPRLFSRAQPAGAVDTLIRTVRSHHPKADVTLIERAYSVAEQAHDGQKRKSGEPYITHPVAVAQILADLGIGTITIAAALLHDTVEDTDYQLDQLRADFGDEIAMLVDGVTKLDKVKYGDSAQAETVRKMVIAMSKDIRVLVIKLADRLHNARTWGFVESASATRKAKETLEIYAPLAHRLGIQMIKLELEDLSFAVLHPKLYVEIDSLVKERQPKREQFVQNVIGTLKKDLKAAKIRGDVMGRPKQYYSIYQKMIVRGREFDEIYDLVGIRVLVPTVRDCYAMLGSVHARWTPLPGRFKDYIATPKFNLYQSLHTTVLGPQGRAVEIQIRTHEMHQRAEFGVAAHWKYKQRVTGRDVDSSSQNDQDMAWLAHITDWQAETSDPGEFLDSLRYEIGAKETYVFTPQGKVIGLPSGATPVDFAYAVHTEIGHRTMGAKVNGRLVPLESTLSSGDVVEIFTSKNPDSGPSQDWLTFVRSPRARNKIKQWFTKERREEAIEQGRDAIARAMRKQNLPLQRILSQDTIAEVASSMRYEDVSALYAAIGEGHVSTQSVIEKVLGSVQTETETDEPELAFPRQITSRQLRNSDSGVLVRGAPDILVKLAKCCTPVPGDQIVGFITRGQGVSVHQASCSNVKSLMNEPDRMIEVEWAPSSKSVFLVQIQIEALDRSGLLSDVTRVLTDHHVNILSATVSTSSDRLALSRFVFEMGDTTHLDRVLNAVRRIDAVYDVYRVSAG